A genomic segment from Malus domestica chromosome 05, GDT2T_hap1 encodes:
- the LOC103435874 gene encoding serine/threonine-protein kinase MHK-like, producing MERYKILEELGDGTCGCVYKARDLRTKEIVAVKKMKRKFYFWEEYWRLREIKVLRKLNHPNIIKLKEVVRENNEVFLIFEYMNYNLYQIMKEQRRPFSEDEIRSFMSQLLHGLIHLHKSGYFHRDLKPENLLVTNDVLKIADFGLAREVSSMPPYTEYVSTRWYRAPEVLLQSKLYTPAVDMWAAGAILAELCTSSPIFPGESEIDQFFKICCVLGTPDLTVFPEGTNASRLYSFINYEKILPANLCDIIPNASPEAIDLIMQLCSWDSSRRLTADESLQHPFFQVGWIPRSLPDSLDLKLSNMGAKPTLELKLSDFGAEPEDCFLGLTLAVKPSVPDFDVVHDVSHHMKEDALFCSGLEDRSGRSVFWSLMPPDQRGICAPVEPSFSLSFSSIQHPSVRVPQSAGFSIPSLQPNILDGRFLTVSPPFPQSHCL from the exons ATGGAAAG ATATaaaattttggaagagcttGGTGATGGCACTTGTGGTTGTGTATATAAGGCTCGTGATTTGAGAACAAAGGAGATT GTTGCTGTcaagaagatgaagaggaagTTCTATTTCTGGGAGGAATACTGGAGGTTACGAGAGATTAAG GTACTTCGTAAACTAAATCATCCCAATATCATAAAGTTAAAGGAGGTTGTCAGGGAAAACAATGAGGTGTTCCTCATTTTTGAATATATG AACTATAATTTGTACCAAATAATGAAAGAACAAAGAAGACCCTTTTCAGAGGATGAGATTCGTAGCTTTATGTCTCAACTGCTGCATGGACTCATTCACCTCCATAAAAGTGGGTATTTTCACCGAGATCTAAAgccag AGAATTTGCTGGTGACGAATGACGTTCTTAAAATTGCCGATTTTGGCTTGGCTCGAGAAGTATCATCGATGCCTCCTTACACTGAATATGTTTCCACACGCTG GTATCGAGCACCAGAAGTCTTGTTGCAGTCCAAACTATACACTCCTGCAGTTG ACATGTGGGCAGCTGGCGCAATCCTAGCTGAGCTTTGCACTTCATCCCCTATTTTCCCTGGTGAAAG TGAGATAGATCAATTCTTCAAGATCTGCTGTGTGCTTGGTACTCCAGACTTGACTGTCTTTCCTGAAGGGACAAATGCCTCTCGATTATATAGCTTTATCAATTATGAAAAG ATCTTGCCCGCTAACCTCTGCGATATCATTCCAAATGCAAGTCCAGAAGCTATTGATTTGATCATG CAACTATGTTCATGGGATTCCTCAAGGAGGCTAACCGCCGATGAATCATTGCAACATCCTTTTTTCCAG GTGGGCTGGATTCCTCGTTCACTTCCTGATTCACTTGACCTGAAGCTGAGTAACATGG GGGCAAAGCCAACACTCGAGTTGAAATTATCGGACTTTGGTGCTGAGCCTGAGGACTGCTTTCTTGGCTTGACGTTGGCTGTGAAACCCAGTGTTCCAGACTTCG ATGTGGTCCATGATGTATCTCATCATATGAAAGAG GATGCATTATTTTGCTCTGGTTTGGAAGATCGTTCTGGACGATCTG TATTTTGGTCTCTGATGCCCCCCGACCAACGTGGAATTTGTGCCCCAGTAGAGCCTTCCTTTTCTTTATCATTCAG TTCAATTCAGCATCCATCCGTCAGAGTTCCACAATCGGCTGGTTTCTCCATCCCATCCTTGCAGCCGAACATCTTAGATGGTCGATTTTTGACCGTGTCTCCTCCCTTCCCACAAAGCCATTGCCTCTAA